The genome window GGCTTGAGGGGATTCGAACCCCTGACCCATCGGTTAAGAGCCGATTGCTCTACCTAGCTGAGCCACAAGCCCAAAAATAAGAGGGTCATCGGCATAAAAAATAATATTTATTAAAGTTTTTTTTCTAACTTCTTGATCTCTGATTGATCAACCTTTGATATATATTTAGCGTCAATGCTATCAGTTACATAAACATCTTTCCCTGCGTGGTATATTTTTACTCCATCTTTCATAGCTTTTTTTACATCAACGCGTAAAATCAATGGTTTTTCTGTCCTAACCCGCCCTGCCTCGATAGCCTTTTCTATACTACTACTAAGATGCACTTTTTTACGGTCAGTCGGATGAAGACCACCTTCAATTATCATATCGATTTCTTCCTCAGTAACCGGATAATATAATTCATCTACATCTGCCAGAGGTAAATCATCGAGGTTCACATCCACGGTGTGACCATATTTAGCGCGAATCATACCACCATCAATTTGGTATCTACCCCTCTCATCAGTGGCTACCAATGCTTCTATATGGTAGTTTCGTAACCAATCAAAACCTGATCTTGATGTACCTAATGCTGCTATAAAGGATGAGATATCAACCCATCCTCTACCATCCATCATCAAACCAAGTTTCTCCGGGAAATGACGTAAAGCACCAGCCATGATACGACTCAGCGCATTAAGTTCACGGTCATCCATCAAAAATTTACCTTTTTTGTTGCAAACAGGACACGCTTCTCCACGGTAATAACCGTGTTCATCACATTTTCCTAACATAGTTCCGCTGAAACGTAATTATGATATCAAGTATAAATTTTTGTACTATTAAACTATTACACGGTCAGGTGAACTCTTGGAACAAGAAGACATGAAAAAAATAGCCGGAGAGAAAGCAGCAGAATACATTAAGGATGGTATGATTGTTGGTCTTGGAACTGGTTCTACGGTGGAGTATACAATAAGGAAGATCGCAGAGATGGTGAAGAATGGTCTTGACATAAAAGGGATACCAACGTCTATGCACACAAAAAAATTAGCTAAAGAATACAACATACCTCTCACTGATCTTGAGGAAAACCCTGTTATTGATATAACAATAGATGGTGCCGATGAGGTAGACCCAAACCTCAATCTTATAAAGGGTGGAGGAGGAGCTTTGACAAGAGAGAAAATCGTCGCTTTTCACTCTAAGAAAGAAATCATAGTGATCGATGAAACAAAAATTGTTAAGGCTTTGGGGGTTAATTCTCCGTTACCTGTTGAAGTGTTGAAGTATGGTTGGTCTTCAACAAAAAAAGCTCTTGAAGAATTTGGTTGCAATGTTGAACTTAGAAAAATAATGAACGATCCAT of Candidatus Thermoplasmatota archaeon contains these proteins:
- the rpiA gene encoding ribose-5-phosphate isomerase RpiA; this encodes MKKIAGEKAAEYIKDGMIVGLGTGSTVEYTIRKIAEMVKNGLDIKGIPTSMHTKKLAKEYNIPLTDLEENPVIDITIDGADEVDPNLNLIKGGGGALTREKIVAFHSKKEIIVIDETKIVKALGVNSPLPVEVLKYGWSSTKKALEEFGCNVELRKIMNDPYLTDNSNYILDCDFEIIDSPEQLEKDINNIPGVVENGLFIGLVDEVIVGSRQGVMTLGK
- a CDS encoding RNA 2'-phosphotransferase; this encodes MLGKCDEHGYYRGEACPVCNKKGKFLMDDRELNALSRIMAGALRHFPEKLGLMMDGRGWVDISSFIAALGTSRSGFDWLRNYHIEALVATDERGRYQIDGGMIRAKYGHTVDVNLDDLPLADVDELYYPVTEEEIDMIIEGGLHPTDRKKVHLSSSIEKAIEAGRVRTEKPLILRVDVKKAMKDGVKIYHAGKDVYVTDSIDAKYISKVDQSEIKKLEKKL